One genomic region from Quercus robur chromosome 4, dhQueRobu3.1, whole genome shotgun sequence encodes:
- the LOC126722616 gene encoding putative disease resistance protein At3g14460 — protein MPGIGKTTLAGLVYHDHEVSQHFEFKAWLCFSEGFDMSWAKRAIIESVTSRPSVTVERLSFGNVLKEYLRGRRFLIILDDMCVENKIDQNWDIFLSDFEDVASQICLIVTTGSFGFAAQKSINDFYVNMTPLSEEDGWPMLAEFALKYQNDDSYLELEAIGRKILLQCNGLPLEERTLAALLRCKPQVEWKDVLEHLECYNTKLLLKLSYDNLARTKFILKLSYDNLPAHLKACFAYCSLFPQGYEFEKEKLVLLWMAEGLLQQQGGNRTMDEVGDRWKDDHLSYSKRTRYLSLVGGVHDNSVIFESYANCLTTFLTLDYKGCHLRENELVRLFKMRLLRVLSLSHSYITELPNSICKWEHLRYINLSHTTIKKLPESVCALRNLLTIILSNCQFLTMLPEEMWKLLNLRHLDISGTALSEMPKNCAR, from the exons ATGCCTGGGATAGGCAAGACCACACTTGCTGGGCTGGTTTACCACGATCACGAAGTAAGTCAACATTTTGAATTTAAGGCCTGGCTTTGCTTTTCTGAAGGCTTTGACATGTCCTGGGCGAAACGAGCAATTATTGAGTCAGTAACTTCACGGCCTAGTGTTACTGTGGAACGATTGTCTTTTGGAAATGTATTGAAGGAGTACCTTAGGGGGAGGAGATTTCTAATTATTCTAGATGATATGTGCGTGGAAAATAAGATTGATCAGAACTGGGACATCTTTCTATCTGATTTTGAAGATGTGGCAAGTCAGATTTGTTTGATTGTAACCACAGGCAGTTTTGGCTTTGCAGCACAAAAAAGCATTAATGATTTTTATGTGAATATGACTCCATTATCAGAAGAAGATGGTTGGCCTATGTTAGCAGAATTTGCTCTTAAATACCAAAATGATGATTCATATTTAGAACTAGAAGCTATTGGCAGAAAAATTTTGCTGCAGTGTAATGGCTTACCATTAGAAGAAAGAACACTTGCAGCTCTCTTGCGCTGTAAGCCACAAGTTGAGTGGAAAGATGTACTGGAGCACCTGGAGTGTTACAATACAAAGTTATTGTTAAAATTGAGCTATGATAATCTTGCACGTACaaagtttattttaaaattgagcTATGATAATCTTCCTGCACATCTAAAGGCTTGCTTTGCATATTGTTCACTATTTCCTCAGGGTTATGAATTCGAGAAAGAGAAGTTAGTCCTCTTATGGATGGCAGAAGGTCTTCTTCAGCAGCAAGGAGGAAATCGAACAATGGATGAGGTTGGCGACAG ATGGAAGGATGATCATTTAAGTTACTCCAAAAGGACACGGTATTTGTCACTTGTAGGAGGTGTACATGATAACTCAGTGATATTTGAGAGTTACGCCAATTGTTTAACAACCTTTTTGACCCTAGATTACAAAGGCTGTCACTTGAGAGAAAATGAACTAGTGCGTTTGTTCAAAATGCGCCTCTTACGAGTGCTTTCTTTATCTCATTCTTATATCACTGAGTTGCCCAATTCAATCTGTAAATGGGAACATTTACGTTACATAAATCTCTCTCACACTACAATCAAGAAGTTACCTGAGTCAGTTTGTGCTCTTCGCAATTTACTAACAATTATACTGTCAAATTGTCAGTTTCTTACTATGTTGCCAGAGGAAATGTGGAAGCTTCTTAATTTGCGTCATCTTGATATTAGTGGAACTGCCTTAAGTGAGATGCCAAAAAATTGTGCACGCTAA